The Ictalurus furcatus strain D&B chromosome 5, Billie_1.0, whole genome shotgun sequence genome includes a region encoding these proteins:
- the mapk13 gene encoding mitogen-activated protein kinase 13 translates to MHARCLTDSSVEHSDSHATQVPARMRTAATASRARERKRSDLPVLSSAGMEEPQQQFNREEINGTVWEVPVKYTRLKQIGTGAYGTVCSTINEKTQEKVAIKKLHRPFQSEIFAKRAYRELRLLKHMKHENVIGLLDVFTPATRLESFQDFYLVMPYMYTDLSKVRGLLSEDRVQFLVYQMLCGLKYIHSAGIIHRDLKPGNLAVNQDCELKILDFGLARHAEQEMTGYVVTRWYRAPEVILNWMHYNQTVDIWSVGCIMGEMFNGKTLFKGKDYMDQLVQIMKVTGTPGPEFIEKLESQEAKNYVKSLPFYPRKDFSALFPRASEQAVDLLEKMLVLDTDARVTADGALAHSYFDGLRDPEDCPEPKPYDDSYDNATLPLEEWKRLSFKELKSFVPFPRRDSKRRNTLTMSQ, encoded by the exons ATGCATGCACGGTGTTTGACCGATTCCAGTGTCGAGCACAGTGACAGTCACGCGACTCAAGTTCCTGCGCGGATGCGAACTGCAGCCACCGCGAgccgagcgagagagagaaagagaagcgaTCTGCCCGTCCTGTCGTCCGCTGGGATGGAGGAGCCGCAGCAGCAGTTTAACCGTGAGGAAATTAACGGCACTGTGTGGGAAGTTCCGGTAAAATACACGCGATTAAAGCAGATCGGGACCGGAGCCTACGGCACAGTGTG CTCAACTATCAATGAAAAAACACAGGAGAAAGTTGCCATCAAGAAACTTCACAGGCCCTTCCAGTCGGAGATCTTTGCGAAGAGGGCCTACCGAGAGCTCAGGCTGCTCAAACACATGAAGCATGAAAAT GTGATTGGACTGCTGGATGTGTTTACCCCTGCCACCCGACTAGAATCCTTTCAGGACTT CTACCTGGTGATGCCGTACATGTACACAGATCTGTCCAAGGTGCGGGGTCTGCTTTCAGAAGACCGTGTGCAGTTCCTGGTCTACCAGATGCTCTGTGGACTAAAG TACATTCACAGTGCTGGCATCATTCACAGG gatCTGAAACCAGGCAACTTGGCAGTGAATCAGGACTGCGAGCTGAAG ATATTGGACTTTGGCCTAGCAAGGCATGCAGAGCAAGAGATGACTGGTTATGTTGTGACAAGATGGTACCGAGCGCCTGAGGTTATTTTAAATTGGATGCACTACAACCAGACAG TGGACATCTGGTCAGTTGGGTGCATAATGGGAGAAATGTTCAACGGAAAGACACTCTTCAAAGGAAAAGACT ACATGGACCAGCTGGTTCAAATCATGAAGGTAACAGGGACGCCTGGCCCAGAATTCATCGAGAAACTAGAAAGCCAGGAG GCAAAGAACTATGTGAAATCGCTGCCCTTTTATCCTCGGAAAGATTTCTCTGCACTGTTTCCCCGGGCCAGTGAACAAG CGGTGGACCTGCTGGAGAAGATGCTGGTTTTAGACACCGATGCCCGCGTCACTGCTGATGGTGCGCTGGCCCACAGTTACTTTGACGGCCTGAGGGATCCAGAAGACTGTCCAGAGCCTAAGCCATATGATGACAGTTATGACAATGCCACACTGCCCCTAGAGGAGTGGAAGA GATTGTCGTTTAAAGAACTGAAGAGTTTTGTTCCGTTTCCAAGAAGAGACTCGAAGAGGAGAAACACACTGACAATGTCTCAGTGA